The following proteins are encoded in a genomic region of Arachis stenosperma cultivar V10309 chromosome 4, arast.V10309.gnm1.PFL2, whole genome shotgun sequence:
- the LOC130974701 gene encoding uncharacterized protein LOC130974701, with protein MAEGRGFPGMLGSIDCLHWQWKNCPKAWKGMYMSGYRGVETIVLKVVASSDLWIWHAFFGVSSSNNDINVLDCSPVFDDILNDRAPEVNYTINGNNYTMGYYLADGIYPEWATFVKSISKPQGEKRKLFAQYQEWQRKDVERAFGVLQARFAIIRGPARFWEKKKLANTMRACIILHNMIVEDERDTYAGNFAQGLEYDDVENGLSQPQL; from the coding sequence ATGGCAGAGGGTCGTGGCTTTCCTGGCATGTTGGGTAGCATTGACTGCTTGCATTGGCAATGGAAAAATTGTCCAAAGGCGTGGAAAGGTATGTACATGAGTGGTTATCGTGGGGTTGAAACCATAGTACTTAAGGTTGTAGCATCTTCAGACCTTTGGATATGGCATGCGTTCTTTGGAGTTTCTAGTTCAAATAACGATATCAACGTATTAGATTGTTCTCCAGTATTCGATGATATTCTAAATGACCGTGCTCCGGAGGTAAATTATACTATTAATGGTAATAATTATACTATGGGATACTATTTAGCAGATGGTATTTATCCTGAATGGGCCACATTTGTCAAATCAATCTCAAAGCCACAAGGAGAGAAACGCAAGTTATTTGCACAATACCAAGAATGGCAAAGAAAAGATGTGGAGCGAGCATTCGGAGTGTTGCAAGCACGCTTTGCAATTATACGTGGTCCAGCTCGCTTTTGggaaaagaagaagcttgccaACACAATGAGAGCTTGTATTATATTGCATAATATGATTGTTGAGGATGaaagagatacttatgcaggAAATTTTGCTCAAGGCTTAGAGTATGATGATGTCGAAAATGGCTTATCACAACCTCAGCTGTGA